One region of Streptomyces leeuwenhoekii genomic DNA includes:
- a CDS encoding type I polyketide synthase, which produces MSRSPHPLPAHAVAVVGASCRLPGGIRGLDDLWGVLTVGRDVVTTVPEDRFPAADFTDAGRRRPGVSYTAAGGFLDDITGFDTSFFAGVSPREASRMDPQQRLVLELAVEALDDAGIDHRGTAGSDTAVFVGCSSRDYGELQSCAPHTGNAYTITGMAVSNTANRVSHFFDWRGQSVVVDTACSSALTALHQACGHLRSGRSRAALAGGVNILLNPQGFAGFSGASMLSPSGRCRAFSAGADGFVRSEGGGLVLLKRLADALADGDRIHGVIVAGGTNNDGRTSGLALPSAEAQEALLREVYGEAGLEPDDVAYLEAHGTGTPVGDPVECAAIGRALGAGRTTGALPIGSVKSNIGHLEAASGMPGVFKALLVLRHGEIPATLHAEPLNPHIDFAGHRVRPVVGREELRAGGRPYVGVNSFGFGGANAHVVLTTPPERAAEPVPVPAGRLPVVVSARTIGALRAAAEQMAQHLELTGEDDFYDVCYTSAVRRTRHEHRAAVLARDPVEAAEALYAVAGGAVPAVPPASGKVAFVFSGNNSQWHGMGVELLRDEPAFRQAVEAVDAELAPRLGWSVVEELTAPESRLRLTEVAQPLLFAVQIGLVRLLEANGVRPDAVVGHSVGEIAAAHVCGALDLAAACLVLAERSRAQAPTAGGGRMAAVGLSWEAARKEIAAHAGRLQVAGVNSPTDVTLAGDPAALAALGRDLGARGVFFRELDLDYAFHSRAMDAVEEPLKAALARLRPGPTRVPLASTVTGGLLRGEALDADHWWRNVRAPVLFADAVRALVEDGCALFVEIGPHAVLAPYLKRLTTTSAVVPVCRRDQAGPGAVRRTVAHLLAAGVLDGGGRFPRPGRVATLPAYPWQRERHWNGSPDGWVRIPQDPALVHPLLGRRVAVAEPAWHQALSSLRLPWLADHRVDGAVVMPGTAYLEAALAAGRAVFAGAAEVTDLDIVSAMVAPRDDETDEVVLQTSLSEEDGVVRVASRPGTAAPWRTHARGRVRRLVSRPPDPVDLAAVRERLGRAGTRVDAARHYARAARAGLEYGPSFRVLTGLWAGADEVLAEYAWEPPARDDGYEAHPAVLDGALQAASPLLGGLPGGRMYVPTAVAAARVWDRLPPRGLIHVRAVSPGRAEAVFDLAVTDETGRVVAELAGCRLKGVAAGRAAEPQQVTQVLRAAPRGGDHRGEPVPFPAPADLVRAAARRTATEAGRDARGRADSAFAPRIKTAIGHWAADTFARLLPGAREFSPQDLRAAGVLPRYDRYVRLLTGMAERAGLLRRAGGDTPDRERRRFTGTPRPLEHLRSCAEDFPRWISAIAVYTRCGTRLPEILTGEADPREVLFAEADRHLVEALYNDTPDMRALGRCARSLLAEALAAWPADRPLRVLEVGAGTGGTTAVLLPALPPHLTRYVYTDVSEGFFPRARARFDACGFVEYRTLDLERDPVEQGFEEGEFDLVVAANVLHATADLSATARRLAALLADGGHLLALESHDEELLGPCFGLLDGYWAFTDHDLRGTPLLPPTGWVPLLERCGFDAAVRTGDAVGGDAYSVLCARRGRRPAAAVPQVVSPASPPGRWVVVTERRGGALGPALVSLLASAGAEAALVDVSGVFDPWRARLSLGEGRPGGVVVLLDTPAGEEDRAGTVRRAGLVRAVADACGAARPDGGGALWLVTGETGLFPEPAGPGHPADAAVWGVGRVLANERPGLAVRRLSVEHRADPSAAAERIARELLDPTGDDEVVLTRRGRFVPRPVDCAPAAWEEDGTGRPYALRLREPGLGHRPAWVPAEPSAAARGEVVVRVRAAALNYRDVLLAAGMLPPGAEPPVPGGPALGLECAGDVVAVGPGVTELAPGDRVFAFGHGTLASHVRVRTEQAGRIPDGMGYGEAATLPAVYLTVQHSLEELARLAPGETLLVHGGAGGVGLAALRYARDLGASVIATAGTPAKRDLLRALGAEHVLDSRSLSFADRVRDATGGRGVDVVLNSLAGEAIARGLECLRPGGRFVELGKRDIHGNQPMLLRPFRDNLSYFAVDITRLAADAPQTVAAAFAEVARRVAAGRYRPLPHQVHPARDVGQALRSLRHSRHLGKVVVAFDADEPVRVERPDEPPRLDPDATYLVTGGLSGFGAATARYLARRGAGALALVGRRGEASPGAPALLDELAALGTRARAHAADVTDAGAIEAILAEAEAAGRPVRGVVHAAMHLDDAPLGEMTAERFAAVLAAKAHGGEVLHALTRDRPLDFFVVYSSLAALVGNLHQAPYAAANLHLESLVRARRAAGLPGLALAWGGIGETGYVVRSGLTENIARSGLGLLPPDTACAALGRFLGGQEMSAAVGYVDWERLGRILPALQAPRFADRRGRAGDEPGRTATEDFQERFSRADGEAERTALIADTLTALAAAVLQTAPERVDPHAPLADLGLDSLMGVELKAELHRVFGCDLPVMELMAAGSVAGLADRLYRALKG; this is translated from the coding sequence GTGTCCCGTTCCCCGCACCCACTGCCCGCGCACGCCGTCGCCGTCGTCGGCGCCTCCTGCCGCCTGCCCGGCGGCATCCGGGGACTGGACGACCTCTGGGGGGTGCTGACCGTCGGCCGTGACGTGGTGACCACCGTCCCCGAGGACCGGTTCCCCGCCGCGGACTTCACCGACGCCGGGCGCCGCCGCCCCGGCGTGAGCTACACGGCGGCGGGCGGCTTCCTCGACGACATCACGGGCTTCGACACCTCCTTCTTCGCCGGCGTCTCCCCGCGCGAGGCGTCGCGGATGGACCCCCAGCAGCGGCTGGTGCTGGAGCTGGCGGTCGAGGCGCTCGACGACGCCGGGATCGACCACCGCGGCACGGCGGGTTCCGACACCGCCGTGTTCGTGGGCTGCTCCAGCCGCGACTACGGCGAACTGCAGTCCTGTGCCCCGCACACCGGCAACGCGTACACCATCACCGGCATGGCGGTCTCCAACACGGCCAACCGCGTCTCGCACTTCTTCGACTGGCGCGGGCAGAGCGTCGTCGTGGACACGGCGTGCTCCTCGGCGCTGACGGCCCTGCACCAGGCGTGCGGCCATCTGCGCTCGGGACGCTCCCGGGCCGCGCTGGCCGGCGGGGTCAACATCCTCCTCAACCCGCAGGGGTTCGCGGGATTCTCCGGCGCGTCGATGCTCTCCCCCAGCGGGCGGTGCCGTGCCTTCTCGGCCGGCGCGGACGGCTTCGTCCGGTCCGAGGGGGGCGGTCTCGTCCTGCTGAAACGGCTGGCCGACGCGCTCGCCGACGGCGACCGGATCCACGGCGTGATCGTCGCCGGGGGCACCAACAACGACGGACGCACCTCCGGGCTGGCCCTGCCCAGCGCCGAGGCCCAGGAGGCGCTGCTGCGCGAGGTGTACGGCGAAGCCGGGCTGGAGCCCGACGACGTGGCGTACCTGGAGGCGCACGGCACCGGCACGCCGGTGGGCGATCCCGTCGAGTGCGCCGCCATCGGCCGCGCGCTGGGGGCCGGCCGCACCACCGGCGCCCTGCCGATCGGCTCGGTGAAGAGCAACATCGGCCACCTGGAGGCCGCCTCGGGCATGCCCGGGGTGTTCAAGGCGCTGCTGGTCCTGCGGCACGGCGAGATCCCGGCCACGCTGCACGCCGAGCCGCTCAACCCGCACATCGACTTCGCGGGCCACCGCGTCAGGCCCGTGGTCGGCCGCGAGGAACTGCGGGCCGGCGGGCGGCCCTACGTGGGCGTCAACTCCTTCGGCTTCGGCGGCGCCAACGCCCATGTCGTCCTCACCACGCCCCCCGAGCGGGCCGCCGAGCCGGTGCCCGTCCCCGCCGGCCGGCTTCCTGTCGTGGTCTCCGCCCGCACCATCGGGGCGCTGCGGGCCGCCGCGGAGCAGATGGCGCAGCACCTGGAGCTGACCGGCGAGGACGACTTCTACGACGTCTGCTACACCTCGGCCGTGCGCCGGACGCGCCACGAGCACCGCGCCGCCGTGCTGGCGCGCGACCCCGTCGAGGCCGCCGAGGCGCTGTACGCGGTGGCGGGCGGCGCGGTGCCCGCCGTCCCGCCCGCGTCGGGCAAGGTCGCGTTCGTCTTCTCCGGCAACAACTCCCAGTGGCACGGCATGGGTGTGGAGCTGCTGCGGGACGAACCGGCCTTCCGGCAGGCCGTGGAGGCCGTCGACGCGGAACTGGCCCCCCGGCTCGGCTGGTCGGTCGTCGAGGAACTCACCGCGCCGGAATCCCGGCTCCGTCTGACCGAGGTGGCCCAGCCGCTGCTGTTCGCCGTGCAGATCGGTCTCGTACGGCTGCTGGAGGCGAACGGCGTCCGGCCGGACGCCGTGGTGGGCCACAGCGTCGGCGAGATCGCCGCCGCCCATGTCTGCGGGGCCCTCGACCTGGCCGCCGCCTGCCTGGTCCTCGCCGAGCGCAGCCGCGCCCAGGCCCCGACCGCGGGCGGCGGCCGGATGGCGGCCGTCGGCCTCTCGTGGGAAGCCGCCCGGAAGGAGATCGCCGCCCACGCGGGCCGCCTGCAGGTGGCCGGGGTCAACTCCCCCACCGACGTGACCCTCGCCGGGGACCCGGCCGCGCTGGCGGCGCTGGGCCGGGACCTGGGCGCCCGGGGCGTGTTCTTCCGCGAGCTGGATCTCGACTACGCCTTCCACAGCAGGGCCATGGACGCCGTCGAGGAGCCGTTGAAGGCGGCCCTCGCCCGGCTGCGGCCCGGTCCCACCCGCGTTCCGCTCGCCTCCACCGTCACGGGCGGACTCCTGCGGGGCGAGGCGCTGGACGCGGACCACTGGTGGCGCAACGTACGCGCACCGGTCCTGTTCGCCGACGCCGTGCGGGCCCTCGTCGAGGACGGCTGTGCCCTGTTCGTCGAGATCGGCCCGCACGCCGTGCTCGCTCCCTATCTGAAGCGGCTGACCACCACGAGCGCGGTGGTACCGGTCTGCCGCCGCGATCAGGCCGGCCCCGGGGCGGTCCGCCGGACCGTGGCGCATCTGCTCGCCGCGGGGGTCCTTGACGGTGGTGGCCGCTTCCCCCGCCCCGGCCGGGTCGCCACCCTCCCCGCCTACCCCTGGCAACGCGAACGCCACTGGAACGGCTCGCCCGACGGATGGGTCCGGATTCCGCAGGACCCGGCTCTCGTCCACCCGCTGCTGGGCCGTCGCGTGGCGGTCGCCGAACCCGCCTGGCACCAGGCCCTGAGCAGCCTCCGCCTGCCCTGGCTGGCGGACCACCGGGTCGACGGGGCCGTGGTCATGCCGGGTACGGCGTACCTGGAGGCCGCGCTCGCCGCCGGACGCGCCGTCTTCGCGGGCGCCGCCGAGGTCACCGACCTCGACATCGTGAGCGCCATGGTCGCGCCCCGCGACGACGAGACCGACGAGGTGGTGCTCCAGACCTCGCTGTCGGAGGAGGACGGCGTGGTCCGTGTCGCCTCGCGCCCCGGCACCGCGGCCCCCTGGCGGACGCACGCCCGCGGCCGGGTCCGCCGCCTGGTCTCCCGGCCGCCGGACCCCGTCGACCTGGCCGCCGTACGCGAGCGGCTGGGCCGGGCGGGCACCCGGGTGGACGCGGCGCGCCACTACGCGCGAGCCGCGCGGGCCGGGCTGGAGTACGGCCCGTCCTTCCGGGTGCTGACCGGGCTGTGGGCGGGTGCGGACGAGGTGCTGGCCGAGTACGCCTGGGAGCCCCCGGCGCGCGACGACGGCTACGAGGCGCACCCAGCCGTCCTCGACGGCGCGCTCCAGGCGGCCTCCCCCCTGCTCGGCGGGCTGCCCGGGGGCCGGATGTACGTGCCGACCGCCGTCGCGGCCGCGCGCGTGTGGGACCGGCTGCCGCCCCGCGGTCTGATCCACGTCCGGGCCGTGTCGCCCGGCCGGGCGGAAGCCGTCTTCGACCTCGCCGTGACGGACGAGACCGGCCGGGTCGTGGCGGAGCTGGCGGGGTGCCGGCTCAAGGGGGTGGCGGCCGGCCGGGCCGCGGAACCCCAGCAGGTGACGCAGGTGCTGCGGGCCGCGCCCCGCGGCGGTGACCACCGGGGCGAGCCGGTCCCCTTTCCCGCCCCGGCGGATCTGGTCCGCGCGGCCGCCCGGCGCACGGCGACGGAGGCGGGGCGGGACGCCCGCGGCCGCGCGGACTCCGCCTTCGCCCCGCGGATCAAGACCGCGATCGGCCACTGGGCCGCGGACACCTTCGCCCGGCTGCTGCCCGGAGCGCGGGAATTCTCCCCGCAGGATCTGCGTGCCGCGGGGGTGCTCCCCCGGTACGACCGGTACGTCCGCCTGCTGACCGGCATGGCGGAGCGGGCCGGCCTGCTCCGGCGGGCGGGCGGGGACACGCCGGACCGCGAGCGGCGGCGCTTCACGGGCACGCCCCGGCCGCTGGAGCACCTGCGGTCCTGCGCGGAGGACTTCCCCCGGTGGATCTCGGCCATCGCCGTCTACACCCGCTGCGGCACCCGTCTGCCGGAGATCCTCACGGGGGAGGCCGACCCCCGGGAGGTGCTGTTCGCGGAGGCCGACCGGCATCTCGTCGAAGCGCTCTACAACGACACGCCGGACATGCGGGCCCTCGGCCGGTGCGCCCGGTCCCTGCTGGCCGAGGCGCTCGCGGCATGGCCCGCCGACCGCCCGCTGCGCGTGCTGGAGGTCGGCGCGGGCACCGGCGGCACGACCGCCGTGCTGCTCCCGGCGCTCCCGCCCCACCTCACCCGGTACGTGTACACGGACGTCTCCGAGGGCTTCTTCCCCCGGGCGCGGGCCCGTTTCGACGCCTGCGGCTTCGTCGAGTACCGGACTCTGGACCTGGAGCGCGACCCGGTGGAGCAGGGTTTCGAGGAAGGGGAGTTCGACCTCGTCGTGGCGGCGAACGTGCTGCACGCGACCGCCGACCTGAGCGCCACGGCCCGCCGTCTGGCGGCCCTGCTCGCCGACGGCGGGCACCTGCTCGCCCTGGAGAGCCACGACGAGGAGCTGCTCGGTCCGTGCTTCGGCCTCCTCGACGGCTACTGGGCCTTCACCGACCACGACCTGCGCGGCACTCCGCTGCTGCCCCCCACCGGATGGGTGCCGCTCCTGGAGCGGTGCGGCTTCGACGCAGCGGTCCGGACCGGGGACGCGGTCGGCGGAGACGCCTACTCCGTGCTGTGCGCCCGCCGCGGCCGCCGTCCCGCCGCGGCGGTGCCGCAGGTGGTGTCACCCGCCTCGCCACCGGGCCGCTGGGTCGTGGTGACCGAACGCCGGGGCGGCGCTCTCGGTCCGGCTCTCGTCTCGCTCCTGGCCTCCGCGGGCGCCGAGGCCGCCCTCGTGGACGTATCGGGCGTCTTCGACCCCTGGCGGGCCCGGCTCTCCCTGGGAGAGGGCCGGCCGGGCGGCGTCGTCGTACTCCTCGACACCCCGGCCGGGGAGGAGGACCGGGCCGGCACGGTGCGCAGGGCCGGGCTGGTGCGGGCCGTGGCCGACGCCTGCGGCGCCGCGAGGCCGGACGGCGGCGGCGCGCTGTGGCTGGTGACCGGGGAGACCGGGCTGTTCCCGGAGCCGGCCGGGCCCGGGCATCCCGCCGACGCCGCGGTGTGGGGGGTCGGACGGGTGCTGGCCAACGAGCGCCCGGGACTGGCGGTCCGCCGGCTGTCGGTGGAACACCGCGCCGACCCGTCCGCGGCTGCCGAACGGATCGCGCGGGAACTGCTCGACCCCACCGGCGACGACGAGGTGGTCCTCACCCGGCGGGGCCGGTTCGTGCCGAGGCCGGTCGACTGCGCTCCCGCCGCGTGGGAGGAGGACGGCACCGGCCGCCCCTACGCCCTCCGGCTGCGCGAACCGGGCCTCGGGCACCGGCCGGCGTGGGTGCCCGCCGAGCCTTCGGCGGCGGCCCGGGGCGAGGTGGTGGTCCGGGTGCGCGCCGCGGCGCTGAACTACCGCGATGTGCTGCTGGCCGCGGGCATGCTCCCGCCCGGCGCCGAACCACCGGTGCCCGGCGGGCCGGCGCTCGGCCTGGAATGCGCCGGGGACGTCGTCGCCGTCGGACCGGGGGTGACGGAACTCGCGCCCGGGGACCGGGTGTTCGCGTTCGGTCACGGCACGCTCGCCTCCCACGTACGGGTGCGGACCGAGCAGGCCGGACGCATCCCCGACGGCATGGGTTACGGCGAGGCCGCGACCCTGCCCGCGGTGTACCTCACCGTGCAGCACAGCCTGGAGGAGCTGGCCCGGCTGGCGCCCGGGGAGACGCTGCTGGTGCACGGCGGGGCCGGCGGGGTCGGTCTCGCGGCGCTGCGGTACGCCCGCGACCTGGGCGCCTCGGTGATCGCCACGGCGGGCACCCCGGCCAAGCGGGACCTGCTGCGCGCGCTCGGCGCCGAGCACGTTCTGGACTCCCGCAGTCTCTCCTTCGCCGACCGGGTGCGGGACGCCACGGGGGGCCGGGGCGTCGACGTGGTCCTCAACTCCCTGGCGGGTGAGGCGATCGCGCGAGGGCTGGAGTGCCTGCGGCCGGGCGGCCGTTTCGTCGAACTCGGCAAGCGCGACATCCACGGCAACCAGCCGATGCTGCTGCGTCCGTTCCGCGACAACCTCTCCTACTTCGCCGTCGACATCACCCGGCTGGCCGCCGACGCCCCGCAGACGGTGGCCGCGGCGTTCGCGGAGGTGGCGCGGAGGGTGGCCGCGGGGCGGTACCGGCCGCTGCCGCACCAGGTCCATCCGGCCCGCGACGTCGGCCAGGCGCTGCGCTCTCTGCGGCACTCACGGCACCTCGGCAAGGTCGTCGTCGCCTTCGACGCGGACGAGCCGGTGCGGGTGGAGCGGCCGGACGAGCCGCCGCGCCTGGACCCGGACGCCACCTATCTCGTCACCGGCGGTCTCAGCGGCTTCGGGGCGGCCACCGCGCGCTACCTCGCCCGCCGCGGCGCCGGCGCGCTGGCGCTCGTCGGCCGCCGCGGTGAGGCGTCGCCCGGGGCACCCGCCCTGCTCGACGAGCTCGCCGCCCTGGGGACGCGGGCCCGTGCGCACGCCGCCGACGTGACCGACGCGGGGGCGATCGAGGCGATCCTCGCCGAGGCCGAGGCCGCGGGCCGGCCGGTGCGCGGTGTCGTCCACGCCGCCATGCACCTGGACGACGCGCCGCTGGGGGAGATGACGGCCGAGCGGTTCGCCGCCGTCCTCGCGGCGAAGGCCCACGGCGGTGAAGTGCTGCACGCGCTCACCCGGGACCGGCCGCTCGACTTCTTCGTCGTCTACTCCTCCCTCGCCGCGCTCGTCGGCAACCTCCACCAGGCGCCCTACGCGGCCGCCAACCTCCACCTGGAGTCGCTGGTGCGCGCGCGCCGGGCGGCCGGGCTGCCCGGACTGGCCCTGGCCTGGGGCGGCATCGGGGAGACCGGCTACGTCGTGCGGAGCGGGCTCACGGAGAACATCGCGCGCTCCGGGCTCGGCCTCCTGCCGCCCGACACGGCCTGCGCGGCACTCGGCCGCTTCCTGGGCGGGCAGGAGATGTCGGCGGCGGTCGGGTACGTCGACTGGGAGCGCCTGGGCAGGATCCTGCCCGCGTTGCAGGCACCGCGGTTCGCCGACCGGCGGGGGCGAGCGGGGGACGAGCCCGGCCGGACGGCGACGGAGGACTTCCAGGAGCGGTTCTCCCGGGCGGACG